TCGGCCAGAAGGTTCGCGAGATGGTCCCCGGCGAGGCCGACGGCTGGGTCGAGCTCTATGGGAGTGTGCTGCGGACCGGCCGGCCGATCCGCTTCGAACGCGAGCTGATCGCGACCGGCCGCTATCTCGAACTGGCCGCCTTCCGCGTCGAGCCTGCCAGCCGCAAGCAGGTTGCCGTGCTGTTCCAGGACATCACGGCGCGCAAGCGCACGGAGCAAGAACTCCAACGTCTCAACGAGACCCTCGAAGCCCGGGTGGTCGCCGCCATTGCCGAACGCAACGTGCTTGCCGACATCGTCGAGGGCACGGATGCCTTCGTCCAGGTCGTCGATTCGAACTTCCGCTGGCTTGCGATCAACGGCGCCTCGGCCCGAGAATTTCACCGTATCTACGGCATCTTGCCGAAGGTTGGTGACAACATGCTGAAGCTGCTTGAAGGTCAACCCGAGCATCGGGACGCCGTCCGCGCCGTCTGGTCAAGAGCCCTCGCTGGCGAGGCATTCGTCGAGATCGCCGAATTCGGCCAGCCCGGACGGTCCCGCCGCTTCTACGAGATGCGGTTCAACTGTCTGCGTGACGGCAGCGGCCAGCTGCTTGGCGCCTACCAGTTCTCCTATGACGTCACCGACCGGCTGAAGGAGCAGGAACGGCTGCGCGAGGCCGAGGAGGCGCTGCGACAATCGCAGAAGATGGAGGCGGTCGGGCAGCTCACCGGCGGCATCGCGCACGACTTCAACAATCTGCTGACGGGAATCATCGGCTCGCTGGAATTGTTGCAGACGCGCCTCGGCCAGGGCCGCGTCAAGGATATCGACCGCTACGTCACCGCGGCGCAAGGCGCCGCCAAGCGTGCCGCGGCGCTGACGCACCGGCTGCTGGCCTTCTCGCGGCGGCAGACGCTCGATCCCAGGCCGACCGACCTGAACCGCCTCGTGATGGGCATGGAGGAGCTGATCCGTCGCACGGTCGGTCCGGAGATCACGCTGGAGGTGGTCGCCGCCGGCGGCCTGTGGCCGACGCTGATCGATGCCTCCCAGCTCGAAAATGCCCTGCTCAACCTCTGCATCAACGCCCGTGACGCGATGCCCGGCGGCGGCCGGTTGACGATCGAGACCGCCAACCGCTGGCTCGACGCGCACGGTGCCGGCGAACGCGATCTCGAGCCGGGCCAGTATGTCTCGCTCTGTGTCACCGATACCGGCGCCGGCATGACGGCCGACGTGATCGAGCGGGCCTTCGATCCGTTCTTCACGACCAAGCCGATCGGCCAGGGCACCGGCCTCGGGCTCTCCATGGTCTACGGCTTCGTGCGCCAGTCTGGCGGCCAGGTCCGGATTTATTCCGAGGTCGGCCAGGGCACGACCATGTGCCTCTATTTGCCGCGGCATTATGCCAAGGAGGCTGACAGGCCGTCGGCGTCGGCGACCAGGACCGCGCCGCGTCCGCAGGCGAGCCACACCATCCTGATCGTCGACGACGAACCGTCGATCCGCATGCTCTTGACGGACGCGCTGGAGGAGATTGGCTTCAACGTGCTTGAAGCGCATGACGGGCCGACCGGGCTGAACATCCTGCAATCGGACGCGACCATCGACCTGCTGGTGACCGATGTCGGCCTGCCTGGCGGCATGAACGGGCGTCAGCTCGCGGACGCCGCGCGCACGACGCGGCCCGCACTGAAGGTGCTGTTCATCACCGGTTACGCGGAAAACGCCATCATCGGCAATGGGCAGCTCGCCCCTGACATGCAGGTGCTGACGAAGCCCTTCGTGGTCGAGACGCTGGCAAGCCGCGTTCTCGACATGATCAGGGATGGAACCGGACGGAGCTGATCCCGATCAGCTCTGGTGCGGACCGCGCATGATCTTCATGGCGTCCACGATGTGACGCCACTCCTTGGCCTCATCGGCTTCGCCACGGCCCTCACAGGCGTGGGCCTGTTCGGCGGCCTTCGCAATTGCAGCGAAACCATGCTTTTCCAGCATCTGCCGCGCGACGGTGTGGACCTGGATCTCGGACATCATGGGTGCTCTCCCCTTCGGCAAGACCGCGGCGCACGTCCCGCGGGTCTCGAACAACGATTTTGCCGCAGAGGCCGTTCCGCTTCTGGCCAATCACATCGGCAGGCCCAGAAACTCGAACCGCTTTAACGACAAAGGCGGCCCGCCATGCCCGGCGGACCGCCTTCTCACCCACCCCAAAATGGGTCGTCGTCAGTCGCGTCCCCTACGCGACCGCGACGCGCTTGCGTTCGATATCGTTCGGCACCTCGATATCGACCTCCAGGGTCGATACCTCGTCGCCGCGCTCGAGCCGGACGATGACCTTGGTCGGGTCCAGCGTGACGTGCTTGGACACGACGGCGAGAATTTCCTCACGC
This genomic stretch from Bradyrhizobium sp. CCGB12 harbors:
- the minE gene encoding cell division topological specificity factor MinE encodes the protein MSMGLLRLLRGKKASAPIARERLQILLAHERGQRGQPDLLGVLREEILAVVSKHVTLDPTKVIVRLERGDEVSTLEVDIEVPNDIERKRVAVA
- a CDS encoding PAS domain-containing protein, producing the protein MASTELADLQRRLKALEDENAQLKALGMADQTGRRRAETALAESEERYRTLFNSIDEGFCIIEFLDGPHGPLSDYIHVEANPAYTQHAGIPDVVGQKVREMVPGEADGWVELYGSVLRTGRPIRFERELIATGRYLELAAFRVEPASRKQVAVLFQDITARKRTEQELQRLNETLEARVVAAIAERNVLADIVEGTDAFVQVVDSNFRWLAINGASAREFHRIYGILPKVGDNMLKLLEGQPEHRDAVRAVWSRALAGEAFVEIAEFGQPGRSRRFYEMRFNCLRDGSGQLLGAYQFSYDVTDRLKEQERLREAEEALRQSQKMEAVGQLTGGIAHDFNNLLTGIIGSLELLQTRLGQGRVKDIDRYVTAAQGAAKRAAALTHRLLAFSRRQTLDPRPTDLNRLVMGMEELIRRTVGPEITLEVVAAGGLWPTLIDASQLENALLNLCINARDAMPGGGRLTIETANRWLDAHGAGERDLEPGQYVSLCVTDTGAGMTADVIERAFDPFFTTKPIGQGTGLGLSMVYGFVRQSGGQVRIYSEVGQGTTMCLYLPRHYAKEADRPSASATRTAPRPQASHTILIVDDEPSIRMLLTDALEEIGFNVLEAHDGPTGLNILQSDATIDLLVTDVGLPGGMNGRQLADAARTTRPALKVLFITGYAENAIIGNGQLAPDMQVLTKPFVVETLASRVLDMIRDGTGRS